The following nucleotide sequence is from Fusarium graminearum PH-1 chromosome 1, whole genome shotgun sequence.
GCGGTTAACACACTGGGCGTCAGAGAACAAGACTGTCGTCTACAccattgctggtgtcggCATTGCTGTTACGGGTGCCGGTGTGATTTACTATCTCAATGACAACGTATGTCCCTCCTCCGCCCACTTGATGACGCCGTTCTTGATATTGTCGCCTACGATGCGGTTCAATGCTGAACCACAAACTTCCGTAACTATTGGCTAACTCTTTCACCCAAATCTATAGAGCGCCAAGgacacaacaccaaagattagcaagaaggagaggagaaAGCGAAAGGAAGCCGATCGCAAAGCTGACAAGGAAGCACCCTCAACCGGCCCCTCCCAATCCAAGCCTACTTCTGTTGAGATTGAGCCGGAGCTGCCCGACGTCGACGAGGAGTCAGTTTCCAGCCTTACTCAAGACCAGCGTGAAGATTACGCCGCCAAGTTGAAGCAGGCTGGCAACAAAGCCTACGGCGACAAGTCGTATAACAAAGCTATCGAACTTTACTCCAAGGCCATCCTCTGCAAGGCCGACCCTGTCTTCTACTCCAACCGAGCCGCCTGCCACAGTGCCATGAGCGAATGGGATCAGGTGATCGAGGATACTACCGCCGCCATCAACATGGACCCTGATTatgtcaaggccatcaaccGCCGCGCTACTGCGTATGAGCACCAGAAGAAGTACTCCGAGGCTCTCCTCGATTTTACAGCTTCATGTATCATCGATAACTTCAAGAGCGAGTCCACCGCCCAGGCTGTCGAGCGCCTCCTCAAGACTTTTGCCGAgcaaaaggccaaggagatgaTGGCCTCCAGACCACCCAAGCTGCCCAGCCCCATCTTCGTTGGAAACTATCTTCAGAGCTTCCGCCCCAAGCCTCGCCCCGAAGGCCTCGAGGACTCAGAAGAGCTGGACCCTGATACTGGCAAGGGACAGGTGCAAATTGGTCTCCAAgctttggagaagaagactggcgACGGATACGAGGAGGCCCGACAAGCTTTCGAAAAGGCCCTGGAGCTCGGTGACCTGGGTGAGTACGAGGCACTTGCTTATAACATGAGAGGTACTTTCCGCACTTTGCTCGGTAACCACGCCGAGGCTACACAAGACTTCGACAAGAGCATCGAGCTTGACCCCTCGATGACGCAAAGTTACATCAAGCGCGCCAGCATCAGCCTGGAGCTTGGTGAGCCTGaaaaggccgaggccgagttCGCCAAGGCCCTCGAGCAGGACAAGAACGACCCTGATGTTTACTACCACCGTGCCCAGGCCCATTTCATCAAGGGCGACCTCGCCGATGCTCAGAAGGACTACCAGAAGTCGATCGATCTCGATAAGGACTTTATCTTCTCTCACATCCAACTCGGTGTCACCCAGTACAAGATGGGCTCGATCGCTTCGTCAATGGCTACTTTCCGACGATGCATTAAGAACTTCCCCAAGGTGCCCGATGTTTACAACTACTACGGAGAGCTGCTCCTTGACCAGGGTAACTTCTCCGAAGCCGTCGAGAAATTCGATACCGccatggagatggagaagcaaACCAAGCCCATGTCTATGAATGTCCTGcccctcatcaacaaggccttGGCTCTCTTCCAGTGGAAGCAAGATTtcaaggaggccgaggctcTCTGCAAGAAGGCTCTTATTAGTGAGTGATGTCAAAGCTAAACCAGTGCGAACAGATACTGACTGTTGAATAGTCGACCCCGAATGCGATATCGCCGTTGCTACCATGGctcagctcctcctccagcagAACAACGTTCCTGCTGCCCTCAAGTACTTCGAGCGTGCCGCTGAGCTTGCCCGAACCGAAGGCGAGATCGTGAATGCCTTGTCTTATGCTGAGGCCACCCGAACACAAGTCCAAGTTACGGAGAAGTACCCCAAGCTGGCAGCAAAGTTGGCAGGCGGTGCCGGACCTGGAGGCCTCCGCATGGGACCTCAATAAATGCGTATGAGACAAAAGATCAACGGCCAGAATGGCGTGTAAAGTGTACGAATTTGgagcagaagagaaaaaggaaggCGTTGAATTAGGATGGGATGCGGGACACGATCACACCACCCTCGAAGCCGTCTcgcctcaacaacaagtgaAGTCCAATGCAATGCTTTGCAGCTGGGAACTATAATGCACACATCTGAACCCTACTGTACCTGTATATAATAGcacttctctcatctctttgtTAGGCATATTGGGGATCTGCGAGGATGGGCGCAGGGCAGGTACTCAACAGGCTTGGAAATATATGGTGTATCGGAGGAAACAAGAAATCAAGTCGTTTCTTCGTCAATCTGTAAACTGCCATGTGCTCAAACAACTTATGCTCCAACCAGACTCATGAAAAAGGCCTGGTATCAAATCTTGTAGAATCTCTTCACTTATTCATGTATCCCAGAACCTTTTCTGGATCATGTTTCCACATAAATACATACAATGCTCCTCCCATGGGTTCGCCTGCCTCTTACTGCATTGCGCAGAGTTGGTAGGTAGTTGACCCTACAAGACAAGTAAAGATAAGTAAACACACCTAGGCCAAAAAATGACCAAGATAATAACCACCCCGAGAAACAGCTATAAAACCCCATTAACAACACACGGGTCTGGTGGCCAAAGCCCCAACCGTTTCCTCCACGCGCCTGCCAGAATGAGAGCCTCAGCGCTTGGGCGCTTCGAGGAGAGAATAGAAATTAAGTACGGGATGCGGTATACGGCAAAAAGAGATGTCGTATACGCTGATTTTGCGAgcgaaaagagaaaacaaggCCCAAACGTCGTCGAGATATCTATGATCAAAAACACGTAACAAGCATAACATCGGGATCGTAGCtcgaaaaaaaaaatgagAAGCGTCGAAGACAACGGCCTGGTCTTCtacttgttgttgttggctACACTGACACCGACACCAACGCCGACAGCAATGGCGATGATAATAAGTAGGACGACGAGGGCGCACCACCACTTGAGCTTGCGACGGTTCTGGGcgtgcttcttggcaactTCAACTTGCTCGTTACCTTTAATCATGTGCTCGTTAGTGTTCATCGCATTTGTTTCAGCGGCCTGAACAACGGGCTCCTGCTGCTCAACAATAGTGGCAAGCTCCTGGTAGAGGATGGCAAGCTCGGATAGAGTCTGCTCGATGCGCTGGAGCTCGCTGTGACGGGCGCGAACGTTACCAAGCACAGAGCTGGCATGTCCGGTGCGGTTCGTTCGCAGCTGCGAGAAATTATATGTCAGTGATGATGCCCAGGTGGAATATTTCAGCCTTGTTTGTCGAGATTACTTACAGCAGTTTGGAAGACACCCTCGTTACCCCAATCGGCATTGGCGGCTTCTTgaacctcttcctcggatGCATCGGGGTTGACGATACGGTACTGACGAGCAATCTGATCACGGTATCGTTGCTGATAATCGCGCTCGACGCTCTGGTACTTATCGAGCTcggacttgaagaaggtccTGAGAGATTGCAACTGGGTGTTCTTAGTGGTGCGAGAGCTGTCATTGGTCTTTGCAAGGTCGCGCTCTAGTCCCTTGATCCCATCCTTGATGGCAGTGTTGCGAATCTGAGTCTGAGAGACATACTGCTCGAGCTCGTGGTTTGCGGACCCATCAGTGCTGCCGAGAGTTCGCGAATGGAGCACACCAATGTGATCGATGTCGGTGGTCAGACCCTTAATCTCATCGCGAAGCCTCTGCACGCGGTTCAGGAATTCCTGTTGTGAAAGACTCGagccagcagcaggagcttgTTGCGAGTAATCTTGCATCTCATATTGATTGTTGCCATGGGCTGGCGCATCTTGCGCATATGGATTGGTCTGAATCGCAGCATCCGAGTCAGCACGACTGTGGTCAGTTTTTCAAGTGTCAAGGAACGCGCGTACCTGGCTGTAACCATGGGAGCTTTCCTGAGCCGGTCCCTGCTGGTAAGGGTTCTGGTTGTACTGATCGTAGGACATGATGAACAGTTATGCTCGGAGGATATAGCAATGGCGGGGGaatgatgtgatgatggcagAAGCAAAAACGACTAATAAAAGGCTGACCGGCAAAAGTGACGAGATGAAGCTACCCGACTGAGCTTTGATTGTCTTGGCTAGGACCAATATGTAT
It contains:
- a CDS encoding import receptor, whose amino-acid sequence is MSGPTPSMAPGQPTLVPVDPSSGLWERLTHWASENKTVVYTIAGVGIAVTGAGVIYYLNDNSAKDTTPKISKKERRKRKEADRKADKEAPSTGPSQSKPTSVEIEPELPDVDEESVSSLTQDQREDYAAKLKQAGNKAYGDKSYNKAIELYSKAILCKADPVFYSNRAACHSAMSEWDQVIEDTTAAINMDPDYVKAINRRATAYEHQKKYSEALLDFTASCIIDNFKSESTAQAVERLLKTFAEQKAKEMMASRPPKLPSPIFVGNYLQSFRPKPRPEGLEDSEELDPDTGKGQVQIGLQALEKKTGDGYEEARQAFEKALELGDLGEYEALAYNMRGTFRTLLGNHAEATQDFDKSIELDPSMTQSYIKRASISLELGEPEKAEAEFAKALEQDKNDPDVYYHRAQAHFIKGDLADAQKDYQKSIDLDKDFIFSHIQLGVTQYKMGSIASSMATFRRCIKNFPKVPDVYNYYGELLLDQGNFSEAVEKFDTAMEMEKQTKPMSMNVLPLINKALALFQWKQDFKEAEALCKKALIIDPECDIAVATMAQLLLQQNNVPAALKYFERAAELARTEGEIVNALSYAEATRTQVQVTEKYPKLAAKLAGGAGPGGLRMGPQ